The region GATCAGCGTGGCGGTGGTGCTGAGCGTGTTCTCGCCCCGCAGCGCCAAGGGCGCCGTCGACCGGGTCGCCTGGTCCACCGTGCTGCTGATCTGCGGGATCGTCACCTACGTGAGCCTCATGGAGCGCATGGGGACGATCGACTTCCTGGGCGGCAGCGTGGCCGCCATCGGCGTCCCGCTGGTGGCGGCCCTGCTGATCTGCGTGATCGGCGGAGCCGTCTCCGCGTTCGCCTCCACCACCGGCATCCTCGGCGCCCTGATCCCGCTCGCCGTGCCGTTCCTCCTGGCGGGCGAGGTGGGGGCGGTCGGGATGATCGTCGCCCTGGCGATCTCCTCCTCGGTGGTCGACTCCTCGCCCTTCTCCACCAGCGGGGCGCTCGTGGTGGCCAACTCCGCCCCGGACCAGCGCGACCGCGTCTTCCGGCGGCTCATGCAGTGGGGCATGTCCATGATCCTGGTGGCGCCCCTGCTGACCTGGGGGGTCTTCGTGGTCCCCGGCTGGCTGTAGGACCGCTCCGCCGCGGCGGGAGGGCCCGGGCCCTCCGCCGCGGCGCGCCTACCCGGCGATCCCGTACCAGTGGCGCGCGGTGCCGCCCTCCACCCGGGCGAGCCCGGCCGCCGAGGTCGCGGCGGCGACGGCCGCGCGCAGCGAGCCCCAGGCGGTGGCGTGGTCGGCCGCGAGGCGGACGACCGGCCAGTTCCCGGCCAGCATCGCCCGTTCCGGCCCGAAGGCCTCCAGCGCCCATCCGACGTAAGGAGCCAGGGCGCCGGCGTCCCAGTCCCACCCGGTCAGCACGTCGCCCCCGACGGAGACCTTCACCGCGACCGAGGGCAGAGCCGCCAGACGGTCGATCCACTCCCCCCACGCCCCGGCGTCGGGGCGGCCCAGCGGCGGCGTGGCCAGGTGGTCCACCACGATGCCCAGGGACGGGTGGACCGCAGTCACCTCCTCCACCAGCCGCACGTGGGACGCGTCGGTCACGACGATCTCCCACACCAGCCCGGCCTCCCCCGCCGCCGCCATCACCCGCAGCAGCTCCCCGTCGGCGCGGGTGCCCGGCGGGACGGCCGCCCGCAGGCCCCGGACCAGCGGCGTCAGGGCGCGCACCCGCGCCAGCTCCCGCTCCGCGGCGCCGGCGTCGTCCAGCGGCAGCCAGGCCACCACGGCCCCGACCGGCGCGAAGGCCGCCGCGTACGCGGCCAGCCGGTCGTTCTCCGCGGGCCCGGCCGCGCACTGCACCAGCACCGTGCGCGCGATCCCGCCGGCCAGTTCGCGTTCCAGGTCGGCGGGGGCGAACGCGCGGTCGAGCACCGCCATCCGCGGGTCCCTCGGGCGCACCCCCGCGGGCCAGAAGTGCTGGTGGGCGTCCACCGCCCCGGACGGTGGTGAAGAGGTCTGCACGGGGGGTCTCCTCGCTCTGGACGACCGGTCCCCAAAATTGTAGACAATAGATCGCTAGCTGATAGTCGAACCAACCCCACGCTCTCCCCTCCAGAGACGGTGAGAGCGGATGAGGCCTCATCGTCGACCCCTGTGTGCTTCGGCATGGCGGCCGAGCCGCCGGTGCGGTCCAGGCCGGCCTCCCCGGAAAGCGGCCGTTGGAGCCGGCGGCACCGAATCCGGAAGGGGGCGAGGAATCCGGGGCAGGTGCCCGGCACCACCGCGATCCGCACTACAGGCCGACCCCGGCCGGAACGTCTTCAGGGGCCGCCCGGTCACCCGGGCGGCCCCTGATCGGCGCCCTCCGAAGCCTTTGTGGAGAACGCCGGCCGATTCAGTCGACCTGGACCGTGACGGGGTCCTCCATGGAGAACGTGTCCTGGATCTCGACGGCCGTGATCTCGGTCCCTTCGGGAACATCGAAGACAGCGGTTCCGGACTTCTGGTTCCCGGGGTTGATCTGCTCCAGGAACAGGGAGTCCTCACTCCCCGTGGTCGACGCCGAGTGCGTGTTGCCGTCGGCGTCGATGAGGGACAGCGCTCCACTGTCGAAGATCGTCGACTCGGTACCGATGTTCTCGACGGTCAGCGCCACGAGTTTGAACTCGCCCTGAGGGCTCGTCTCTTCGTAGCTCGACGCCGTTTCGATCGATTCGATCGTGACGCGCCACTGCCCCAGATCGGCGGGCTCCCCGAGACCGACAGGGGTCTCCTGGGCCCCGTCGCCGGAAGTGTCCTCCGCAGGCCCCGTGAACGCGGAGAAGAACGCCCCCGTGCACGCGACCGCCAGAACGATGACCAGCAGGGCCGCGATCCCGCAACCGAGCAGCACCCAAGGCCACTTCTTCTTTCGCGGAGGGGGCGGTCCCTGCTGCCAGGGTGGCTGTGGCCCGTTCGGCGGGTGTGCTCCGCTCGGTGGTTGCTCGTACATGGGCGTACTCCTTCGAGAACGAAGGGACCGACCGGCCATCGATTCCTCCAGCCTTCACACAAGGATCGCCCAGCGACAGCCGAAAAATAGAATAAAAGCCCCAAAAACCACCGAAGGAGATCACAGATCAGCGGAAATTCCTGTGAATATCTCACCCACAGGAACAACCACAACAGACCGCATTCTCTCAACCGCAAAGGGCGACGACTTTCCCGAAAAACCGAATCACCCACTCCTGGACGGATTCCTCGGAAAAAGACCCGCGGGCCTTCGCTCCTCCCGAGGCGACAACCCTAGTCCAATAGGATTTCCAGCGGGGCTCCGGCCCCGGAGACCTCCAGGACGGTGGGCTGCGCCCCCTCGGGAAGGTCGAAGGCGACCGTGCCCATCACCCGGTTCCCGGGGTTCACCTGCTCCGAAGACAGGGCACCGTCGGCGAGGATCGAAGTGTCGGCCTCGTGCCTGTTGCCTTCCGCGTCGATCAGGGTCAGATCCTCCTCGGAGAAGTGACCGACCTCGCGCCCGATGTTCTCGACGGTCAGGCCGACGAGGTGGAACTCGCCTTGGGCTTCCTCCAGGGAGTACCCGTCGCCGTAGGTGGGAGAGGTCTCCACCGAATCGACGGTGATGCGCCAGTCGGCCATGACCCCGGGCTCTCCGATGCCTATGTCCTGGCTCTCGCCTTCGGCACTGATACCACCGTCACCATCGCCGGGGGCATCAGGGCCTTCCGAGGTGTCCTCGGAGGTTCCGACCCCGCCGTCACCGCTCCCCGAGGGGCTCAGGACGGTACCGAAGAACGAGGCCGTGCAGGCGACCATCAGGATGAGGACCAGCAGAGCGGCGATCCCGCAGCCGAGAAGGACCCAGGGCCAGTTCTCCTGAGACCGCGGGGGTCGCTGCCACGGTTGCTGTGGCTCGCCGGGGGGTTGCTCGTACATGGACGCCCCTTCCCGAAAGACGGCGGAATCGACTCTCCACCGACCGCTCGATCCTCATTCAAGGATCGTCCATCCGAAGAAGAAAAACCGGCAATCCCCTCCAAAGATTCATTGAAGGGTCTCCAAGCCCAGGAAAACCCCTATTCATATACCACCCCAGGACGGCCCGACCCTCCCAGCATTTCTCCAGACCCCCCGGCAGGGTCGACTCAGTTTTTCAGAGTAGACCCCGCGCAACGCCCATCCGAACAGAATTCGGAATCGATCGGTTTCGGATTTCCGATGCCGCGCATAATTCAGGAGAGCACGCGATCGCGCGGGGCGGAAGCAGGGTCCAACAGGTCCTGGGCACCGTCTCGGCTTTTCGAACGTGTTCGACCATGGGCTCGTCCCGATGCCCTCCATGACCGGGAGATGGTCCTCACGGCAATGCCTCGCGCCGATCCACGGACGCCTCTGACCCATCACCGCCCCGCCGTCCGCCCCGGGGAGGTTCCCGGGGCGGACGGTGGGGTGGGGGTCAGGCCGGCGGGGCCGAGGCCGTCCAGTACAGGGCCTGGGCCACCTGGGCGAAGAGGCCCTTGGGGTGGTGGCGGAACATCGGCTCGGTGCCGAAGAGCACCACCGCGGCGCCGTCCGCCGTGCCGCTGACGACCGCGGCCCGTCCGGCGGCCGCGTCCGGGCCGCCCGCGCCGTTCGCGTCGGCCCGCCAGTGCCCCGCCACCAGCGGGTCGTCGGCGTAGGTCTGCTCCACCGCGACCCCGGCGCCGAGGTCGGTGAACCAGCCCGGCGAGTACACGAACGTGTGCCCGCCGGTGCCGGTGAGCACGCCCTCGCCCGCCTCCGCGGCCACCACGCCGTTGGCGTCGGAACGGCCCGCGGCGCGGGTCACGTCCAGCAGCCCCGCCTGGTCGTTGAGCCGGGCGCCCGTCGCGCCGCGGCCGACCAGGCCCCCGCCGCCGACGAGGAACCCGTCCAGGGCCGCCCGGGCGTCGGCGTCCAGGTCGGCGTACACCAGGCCCGAGCCCGCGTACAGCACGTCCACGCCCGACCAGTCGAACCCGCCGTTGAGCACCGCGGTGGACACCGGAACCAGCTCGAAGCCGAGCGCCTGCAGCGTGAACACCTCGTCGGCGGCGCCCGCCACCGCCACGGTCACCGGTTCCAGGGCGGTCCCGCCCGGCTCGTCGGCGGCCGCGAACACCGCCCCGTGCCGGTCGGCGGCCTCGGCGACCGCCCCGGCCGCCTCCGGTGCGACCACCGCGCCGCCCCCGTCCCAGGTCACCGCGGCCCCGGCCGCGAGCAGGCCGTTGAGGGCCGCGGCGTCGGAGCCGTCGGCCACCTCCAGCCGCCACCCGGCCGCGCCGGGCTCCTCCACCCGGCCGGTGGGCGCGGCCGCGGCCACCGGCCCGGTCGGCGCCGCCACCGCCTCCTGGACGGGGTCGACCCGGGCGCCCCACAGCAGGCCGTGGCTCCACCCGGAGATGTCGTACATCGCCTCCACGTCGCCGCTGATGTCGCGGCCCGCCTCCAGCAGCACGTTGGCCATGCCGCGTTTGGGCTGGTGCATGTCGACCACGTAGGACCCCGCCGGGTAGGTGCTCCCCCCGGCGGTGAAGCCCTCCTCCGCGCGGTCCACCCGCACGTCGTTGGCGATGAGGAAGTCGACCAGCCGCGCGGTGGCGCGGTCCCGCCCCGGGAGCACGTAGGCCCGCGGGAACTCGGTGGTGTACACGTCCTCGGGGCCGAACCCGGGCACCCACTCCTCGGGCGGGACCACCTGCTCCTCGCCGGCCGCGCCGCGGCGGAACACCTCGATCTGGTCGGCGATCAGCTCCTCCCGGTTCTCCCGGGCGAACTCGATGGTCGCCTCGATGGTGGCGGCGGAGATGTCGGTGTTGATGGACGAGCGCCGCCGCAGCTCCTCCTCCGGCAGGTCCCTGTAGTCGGCGTTGTTGACCCGCATCGGGAACTCGACCGTGGCCGAGGCGACCGCGCCCTGGTAGGGCGCGTACATGGGCGTGAAGATCGGCGGCCAGTCGTCCCAGCCGTCGGCGCTGTCCCGGAACGGGATCTGCGGCGGCCGCACCCCGTCGTCCTCGGGCGTGTAGCCCAGCTCCAGGATCGCCTCCTCCATGGCCAGGGCGTTGGCGTAGGTGTTCTTGATGAAGAGGTCGTACTCGTAGTTCTGGCCGTGCGGGGGCGTGCACGGCTCGATGAGGGTGCCGTTCACGTACCCGTGCTGGTCGACCATGACGAGCGGCTGGGTGTCGATCATGACCTG is a window of Nocardiopsis changdeensis DNA encoding:
- a CDS encoding amidohydrolase family protein; the encoded protein is MQTSSPPSGAVDAHQHFWPAGVRPRDPRMAVLDRAFAPADLERELAGGIARTVLVQCAAGPAENDRLAAYAAAFAPVGAVVAWLPLDDAGAAERELARVRALTPLVRGLRAAVPPGTRADGELLRVMAAAGEAGLVWEIVVTDASHVRLVEEVTAVHPSLGIVVDHLATPPLGRPDAGAWGEWIDRLAALPSVAVKVSVGGDVLTGWDWDAGALAPYVGWALEAFGPERAMLAGNWPVVRLAADHATAWGSLRAAVAAATSAAGLARVEGGTARHWYGIAG
- a CDS encoding DUF4352 domain-containing protein, whose protein sequence is MLLGCGIAALLVIVLAVACTGAFFSAFTGPAEDTSGDGAQETPVGLGEPADLGQWRVTIESIETASSYEETSPQGEFKLVALTVENIGTESTIFDSGALSLIDADGNTHSASTTGSEDSLFLEQINPGNQKSGTAVFDVPEGTEITAVEIQDTFSMEDPVTVQVD
- a CDS encoding DUF4352 domain-containing protein, with product MYEQPPGEPQQPWQRPPRSQENWPWVLLGCGIAALLVLILMVACTASFFGTVLSPSGSGDGGVGTSEDTSEGPDAPGDGDGGISAEGESQDIGIGEPGVMADWRITVDSVETSPTYGDGYSLEEAQGEFHLVGLTVENIGREVGHFSEEDLTLIDAEGNRHEADTSILADGALSSEQVNPGNRVMGTVAFDLPEGAQPTVLEVSGAGAPLEILLD
- a CDS encoding M14 family zinc carboxypeptidase; translated protein: MYPPPPLRRRAALTAVAAVVAAGVLGAPAPVLADPALREHGNGPERNDVAAVPLQDPARTLTAPAPPQVPGVDPDTPYPRQSELPVHPEDPGDHSVKLGLTPYHDLAPALNELMDDSDRVSAEIIGTSTRGRDLYLVTLTEPENRARADQQRRMRELIADDPARAARDRTLPDRYKTPVLVNANIHGNEWEGTDASLRVIEELAHSEEPATEELLEGARLYFVLTANPDGRAAGTRANAAGFDLNRDFVTVSQPETAAVRQVMIDTQPLVMVDQHGYVNGTLIEPCTPPHGQNYEYDLFIKNTYANALAMEEAILELGYTPEDDGVRPPQIPFRDSADGWDDWPPIFTPMYAPYQGAVASATVEFPMRVNNADYRDLPEEELRRRSSINTDISAATIEATIEFARENREELIADQIEVFRRGAAGEEQVVPPEEWVPGFGPEDVYTTEFPRAYVLPGRDRATARLVDFLIANDVRVDRAEEGFTAGGSTYPAGSYVVDMHQPKRGMANVLLEAGRDISGDVEAMYDISGWSHGLLWGARVDPVQEAVAAPTGPVAAAAPTGRVEEPGAAGWRLEVADGSDAAALNGLLAAGAAVTWDGGGAVVAPEAAGAVAEAADRHGAVFAAADEPGGTALEPVTVAVAGAADEVFTLQALGFELVPVSTAVLNGGFDWSGVDVLYAGSGLVYADLDADARAALDGFLVGGGGLVGRGATGARLNDQAGLLDVTRAAGRSDANGVVAAEAGEGVLTGTGGHTFVYSPGWFTDLGAGVAVEQTYADDPLVAGHWRADANGAGGPDAAAGRAAVVSGTADGAAVVLFGTEPMFRHHPKGLFAQVAQALYWTASAPPA